A genomic segment from Spinacia oleracea cultivar Varoflay chromosome 3, BTI_SOV_V1, whole genome shotgun sequence encodes:
- the LOC110801461 gene encoding calcium-binding protein CP1, producing MCPTGTSLRPSSITDEPTSEFRRAFEVIDFDHDGKISGEDLRLFYTSFSGSGDDDEMIKAMISVADANKDGYVQYDEFEKVLKERRVKGMKEKSYGNGAVMEEVFKVMDKDGDGRLGVNDLSDYLRLAGIEIANDEIKAMIKLGCGGGDEKDGVSFDGFVNIFGSL from the coding sequence ATGTGTCCCACCGGTACTTCCCTACGTCCGTCGAGCATTACAGACGAACCCACGTCAGAATTCCGGCGAGCATTCGAAGTCATAGACTTCGACCACGACGGGAAAATCTCCGGCGAAGATCTCCGTTTATTCTACACATCATTTTCCGGCAGCGGCGACGACGACGAAATGATAAAGGCAATGATATCCGTAGCCGACGCGAATAAAGACGGGTACGTACAATACGACGAGTTTGAGAAGGTGTTGAAGGAGAGAAGAGTGAAAGGGATGAAGGAGAAAAGCTACGGTAACGGCGCGGTGATGGAAGAGGTGTTTAAGGTGATGGATAAAGATGGTGATGGAAGATTAGGGGTTAATGATTTGAGTGATTATCTAAGATTAGCTGGGATTGAGATTGCTAATGATGAGATTAAGGCTATGATTAAGTTGGGTTGTGGCGGTGGTGATGAGAAAGACGGTGTTTCTTTTGATGGATTTGTCAATATTTTTGGATCTCTATGA
- the LOC110806059 gene encoding uncharacterized protein, translated as MVTKIEPTSPLYLHPSDGSNAIAVEKLVGSANFRSWQRTMEISLASKRKLGFVTGLVKRDPTDEVKQEAWDTCNSMVISWIMGNVSESIKKSIMFVNSCEQIWKQLQQRYTVTNGSRKYKLNKEIYETKQKGKLISDYYTDLKVMWEELENLNSLPPITSLTTEINAFVQALQQQQEEQKLFQFLNGVDEVFGPQRSNILMMSTLPTVEIACSILQQEESQREVLNPVAMREETDVTALFSKSTEINCTACGKAGHVKEKCWTVVGYPSWHPKGQGDQKGKAKAFSPYNTRGGRWTRGAGRNGRGGRMAAQAQGGE; from the coding sequence ATGGTTACAAAAATAGAACCAACTAGTCCTCTATATCTGCATCCATCAGATGGTAGTAATGCTATTGCTGTAGAAAAATTAGTAGGATCAGCTAACTTTAGATCTTGGCAAAGAACCATGGAGATTAGTCTAGCATCTAAAAGAAAGTTAGGCTTTGTGACTGGGTTAGTAAAAAGAGATCCTACAGATGAAGTAAAGCAGGAAGCTTGGGATACGTGCAATAGTATGGTGATATCTTGGATAATGGGAAATGTTTCTGAGTCAATAAAGAAGTCTATCATGTTTGTCAATAGCTGTGAGCAAATATGGAAACAACTGCAACAGAGATACACTGTGACAAATGGATCCAGAAAATATAAGTTGAACAAGGAAATATAcgaaacaaaacaaaaagggAAGCTTATTTCTGATTATTATACTGATCTCAAAGTAATGTGGGAAGAGCTGGAGAATTTGAACTCTCTTCCACCAATTACAAGCCTCACAACAGAGATCAATGCCTTTGTACAAGCtcttcaacaacaacaagaggaGCAGAAATTGTTCCAATTTCTGAATGGTGTAGATGAAGTGTTTGGACCTCAAAGAAGTAACATACTGATGATGAGTACCTTGCCTACAGTTGAGATAGCATGCAGCATTTTGCAACAAGAAGAGTCACAAAGAGAAGTCCTAAATCCTGTAGCAATGAGAGAAGAAACTGATGTAACTGCACTGTTTAGCAAAAGCACAGAGATAAATTGCACAGCTTGTGGTAAAGCAGGACATGTCAAGGAGAAGTGTTGGACAGTAGTAGGCTATCCTAGCTGGCATCCAAAGGGTCAAGGAGATCAAAAAGGAAAGGCAAAAGCATTTAGTCCATACAACACAAGAGGTGGAAGATGGACAAGAGGTGCAGGAAGAAATGGAAGAGGAGGAAGAATGGCTGCACAGGCACAAGGGGGGGAGTGA